From the Primulina eburnea isolate SZY01 unplaced genomic scaffold, ASM2296580v1 ctg1415_ERROPOS3700000, whole genome shotgun sequence genome, one window contains:
- the LOC140820729 gene encoding F-box only protein 6-like isoform X1, translating into MMEGVAMLRQLIGQLQEVLELYGSPPPTAVPSNYFLHFQARPQASLQQHPFRWCFFNLDGSSLEDGCYNLTMTAGKSENLKMMEPGKPPPTKKPRKERNRGKATAMTSSAESMEQTIWKEFPEDLFEVVISRLPIATFFRFRSVCQKWNSLLTSQSFSHQCAQVEQAQPWFYTITHENVNTGAMYDPLSKKWHHPTVPALPTKLIVLPVASAGGLVCFLDIGHRSFYICNPLTRSFKELPARSVKVWSRVAVGMTLNGRSADSGYKIIWVGCEGEYEVYDSTKNHWTRPGIMPSNIKLPLSLNFRSQAVSVDRTLYFMRSDPEGLVSYNMDTGIWKQFLIPGPPHLSDHTLAECGGRIMLVGLLTKNAATCVCIWELQKMTLLWKEVDRMPNIWCLEFYGKHVRMTCLGNKGLLMLSLRSRQMNRLVSYDLSSREWLKVPGCVLPRGRKKQWIACGTAFHPCLTALA; encoded by the exons ATGATGGAAGGGGTGGCCATGCTAAGGCAACTTATTGGACAATTACAAGAGGTTTTAGAGCTCTACGGTTCTCCGCCCCCTACCGCGGTTCCTTCGAATTACTTCCTTCACTTCCAGGCTCGACCTCAGGCTTCGCTTCAGCAGCATCCCTTCAG ATGGTGTTTTTTCAATCTAGATGGTAGTTCTTTGGAAGACGGTTGCTATAATCTAACTATGACTGCTGGTAAATCTGAAAACTTGAAGATGATGGAACCTGGAAAACCTCCACCCACAAAAAAACCACGTAAGGAACGCAATCGAGGGAAAGCAACTGCCATGACAAGCTCCGCTGAAAGCATGGAACAAACCATCTGGAAAGAATTTCCGGAGGATCTCTTTGAAGTTGTGATTTCAAGACTTCCAATTGCAACTTTTTTCCGTTTCCGTTCGGTTTGCCAAAAGTGGAATTCATTGCTGACTTCTCAAAGTTTTTCCCATCAATGTGCTCAAGTCGAGCAAGCTCAACCTTGGTTTTATACCATCACTCATGAAAATGTCAATACTGGAGCCATGTATGATCCATTATCAAAGAAGTGGCACCATCCAACTGTGCCTGCCTTGCCAACAAAATTGATTGTGTTGCCAGTGGCATCAGCAGGTGGCCTCGTATGTTTCCTCGATATAGGCCACCGGAGCTTCTATATTTGCAATCCCTTGACAAGATCCTTCAAGGAGTTGCCTGCTAGGTCCGTTAAGGTGTGGTCTCGTGTAGCAGTTGGGATGACTTTGAACGGCAGATCTGCAGACTCAGGATATAAGATCATTTGGGTTGGTTGTGAGGGGGAATACGAAGTCTACGACTCGACAAAAAACCACTGGACTCGTCCCGGAATCATGCCCTCGAATATCAAACTTCCACTTTCACTGAATTTCAGGTCTCAAGCAGTCTCCGTTGATAGAACGCTCTACTTCATGCGCTCAGACCCTGAAGGGCTTGTGTCCTACAACATGGACACTGGGATCTGGAAACAGTTTCTAATCCCAGGTCCTCCACATCTTAGCGATCATACATTAGCTGAATGTGGAGGGAGGATCATGCTCGTAGGGCTGCTGACTAAAAATGCCGCCACATGTGTCTGCATTTGGGAGCTGCAAAAGATGACTCTTTTGTGGAAGGAGGTCGACAGAATGCCAAACATATGGTGCTTGGAGTTTTATGGGAAGCACGTTAGAATGACTTGTCTGGGTAACAAGGGCTTGCTCATGTTATCACTGAGATCAAGACAAATGAATAGGCTTGTTTCCTATGATTTGTCAAGCAGGGAATGGCTCAAGGTGCCTGGCTGTGTGCTGCCACGCGGGAGGAAGAAGCAATGGATTGCTTGTGGTA
- the LOC140820729 gene encoding F-box only protein 6-like isoform X2 translates to MTAGKSENLKMMEPGKPPPTKKPRKERNRGKATAMTSSAESMEQTIWKEFPEDLFEVVISRLPIATFFRFRSVCQKWNSLLTSQSFSHQCAQVEQAQPWFYTITHENVNTGAMYDPLSKKWHHPTVPALPTKLIVLPVASAGGLVCFLDIGHRSFYICNPLTRSFKELPARSVKVWSRVAVGMTLNGRSADSGYKIIWVGCEGEYEVYDSTKNHWTRPGIMPSNIKLPLSLNFRSQAVSVDRTLYFMRSDPEGLVSYNMDTGIWKQFLIPGPPHLSDHTLAECGGRIMLVGLLTKNAATCVCIWELQKMTLLWKEVDRMPNIWCLEFYGKHVRMTCLGNKGLLMLSLRSRQMNRLVSYDLSSREWLKVPGCVLPRGRKKQWIACGTAFHPCLTALA, encoded by the coding sequence ATGACTGCTGGTAAATCTGAAAACTTGAAGATGATGGAACCTGGAAAACCTCCACCCACAAAAAAACCACGTAAGGAACGCAATCGAGGGAAAGCAACTGCCATGACAAGCTCCGCTGAAAGCATGGAACAAACCATCTGGAAAGAATTTCCGGAGGATCTCTTTGAAGTTGTGATTTCAAGACTTCCAATTGCAACTTTTTTCCGTTTCCGTTCGGTTTGCCAAAAGTGGAATTCATTGCTGACTTCTCAAAGTTTTTCCCATCAATGTGCTCAAGTCGAGCAAGCTCAACCTTGGTTTTATACCATCACTCATGAAAATGTCAATACTGGAGCCATGTATGATCCATTATCAAAGAAGTGGCACCATCCAACTGTGCCTGCCTTGCCAACAAAATTGATTGTGTTGCCAGTGGCATCAGCAGGTGGCCTCGTATGTTTCCTCGATATAGGCCACCGGAGCTTCTATATTTGCAATCCCTTGACAAGATCCTTCAAGGAGTTGCCTGCTAGGTCCGTTAAGGTGTGGTCTCGTGTAGCAGTTGGGATGACTTTGAACGGCAGATCTGCAGACTCAGGATATAAGATCATTTGGGTTGGTTGTGAGGGGGAATACGAAGTCTACGACTCGACAAAAAACCACTGGACTCGTCCCGGAATCATGCCCTCGAATATCAAACTTCCACTTTCACTGAATTTCAGGTCTCAAGCAGTCTCCGTTGATAGAACGCTCTACTTCATGCGCTCAGACCCTGAAGGGCTTGTGTCCTACAACATGGACACTGGGATCTGGAAACAGTTTCTAATCCCAGGTCCTCCACATCTTAGCGATCATACATTAGCTGAATGTGGAGGGAGGATCATGCTCGTAGGGCTGCTGACTAAAAATGCCGCCACATGTGTCTGCATTTGGGAGCTGCAAAAGATGACTCTTTTGTGGAAGGAGGTCGACAGAATGCCAAACATATGGTGCTTGGAGTTTTATGGGAAGCACGTTAGAATGACTTGTCTGGGTAACAAGGGCTTGCTCATGTTATCACTGAGATCAAGACAAATGAATAGGCTTGTTTCCTATGATTTGTCAAGCAGGGAATGGCTCAAGGTGCCTGGCTGTGTGCTGCCACGCGGGAGGAAGAAGCAATGGATTGCTTGTGGTA